A part of Gambusia affinis linkage group LG19, SWU_Gaff_1.0, whole genome shotgun sequence genomic DNA contains:
- the xylt2 gene encoding xylosyltransferase 2: MVASVRVRKLLRRYKLVISAALMILLIQGLVVWSLRSLEEGPPEGKTRRSKLPDPNSQDSKRDKANSLSGQNRGKWSTRFERQRGTATLPQRKGGNRRAVKPGVRQKAPQERGMTAAGLDGAVSHDLSSSRRNFSLDGAAKMQAAGIPGEPGSVDGAHQAPNGDFMPKCDIVGKDALSALHRARSQQCRQEIANIVCQHQAGQLMPEALPQFCPQLGVSQPVEAAGDVELSLSKVENPVRVAFVLMVHGRAVRQLRRLIKAIYHRDHYYYIHVDKRSGYMHREVLQIAERYPNVRATPWRMVTIWGGASLLKAYLRSMQDLLAMQEWKWDFFINLSATDFPTRTNDELVMFLSMHRDKNFLKSHGRENTRFIKKQGLDRLFHECDNHMWRLGERSIPEGLEVSGGSDWFALTRRFVDYVVGSRDQLVLGLKQFYTYALLPAESFFHTVLGNSHMCDTLVDNNLRVTNWNRKLGCKCQYKHIVDWCGCSPNDFKPQDLIRIQQLTRPTFFARKFESTVNQEAIDILDTHLYGQYAPGTVAIKAYWESVFEQLEGVGSLSDVALTAYTSFFRLTLKGLTTSQSQTEACRFEPVGDPLSVHLYFYDDRFQGYLVRQEVSGVESKRRETLELWAMPQATLVFETNLKEFERLKNLEIGTDWDPKERIFRNFGGVIGPIDEPLAVQKWARGPNLTATIVWIDPAQVVAASYDITVEMDAEYTQYKPPLQHPLRPGAWTVRVLKQWKRVAEVRFLVMPLTFNNKEPLRREEDSWLHSGPPGNLYLDQSFQQLNSVLKLPPQEPAMQAARRAAQLVGRPLDAWVDSLVGAFWVIGDLCSAKTSSCPAVGLCTKTTWSSLSPDPKSELGPVKSDGRIR, from the exons GGAAAAACAAGACGGTCCAAGCTGCCTGACCCCAACAGCCAGGACTCCAAGAGAGACAAAGCAAATTCTTTGTCTGGGCAGAACAGGGGCAAATGGAGCACCAGGTTTGAGAGGCAGAGGGGAACGGCAACCCTCCCGCAGAGGAAAGGCGGCAACCGGCGAGCCGTGAAGCCCGGCGTCAGACAGAAGGCCCCCCAGGAGCGGGGGATGACGGCGGCCGGGCTGGACGGCGCGGTCTCTCACGATCTGTCGAGCAGCCGCCGCAACTTCAGCCTGGACGGAGCGGCAAAGATGCAAGCCGCCGGGATCCCCGGGGAGCCTGGCAGCGTGGACGGCGCGCACCAGGCGCCGAACGGTGACTTCATGCCTAAATGTGACATCGTGGGCAAGGACGCGTTGTCGGCTCTGCACCGCGCCAGGTCGCAGCAGTGCCGGCAGGAGATCGCCAACATCGTGTGCCAACATCAGGCGGGGCAGCTCATGCCGGAAGCGCTGCCCCAGTTCTGCCCTCAACTTG GTGTGTCTCAGCCGGTCGAGGCGGCAGGCGACGTGGAGCTCTCCTTGTCCAAGGTGGAGAACCCGGTCAGGGTGGCGTTTGTGCTGATGGTCCACGGCCGAGCCGTACGGCAACTCAGGCGTCTCATCAAGGCCATATACCACAGAGATCATTACTACTACATTCATGTAGACAAG CGGTCCGGCTACATGCATCGGGAGGTGCTGCAGATAGCCGAGCGGTACCCCAACGTGCGCGCCACTCCCTGGCGGATGGTCACCATCTGGGGAGGGGCCAGCCTCCTGAAAGCCTACCTGCGGAGCATGCAGGACCTGCTCGCCATGCAGGAGTGGAAATGGGACTTTTTCATCAACCTCAGCGCCACAGACTTCCCGACCAG GACCAACGATGAACTGGTGATGTTTCTGTCGATGCACCGAGACAAGAACTTCCTCAAGTCGCATGGGAGAGAGAACACAAG GTTCATCAAGAAGCAGGGCCTCGACCGGCTTTTCCACGAGTGCGACAACCACATGTGGCGTCTCGGTGAGCGCAGCATCCCAGAAGGCCTGGAGGTCTCCGGCGGCTCCGACTGGTTCGCTCTGACCCGCCGCTTCGTGGACTACGTGGTCGGCTCCCGGGACCAGCTGGTGTTGGGTCTGAAGCAGTTCTACACCTACGCGCTGCTGCCTGCGGAG tcgTTTTTCCACACAGTGCTTGGTAACAGTCACATGTGTGACACCCTGGTGGACAACAACCTGCGTGTCACCAACTGGAACCGTAAGCTGGGCTGTAAATGCCAGTACAAGCACATCGTGGACTGGTGCGGCTGCTCCCCCAACGACTTCAAACCACAAGACCTCATTCGGATTCAG cAATTGACTCGTCCGACGTTTTTCGCCCGAAAGTTTGAGTCGACGGTGAACCAGGAGGCCATAGACATCCTGGACACCCACCTGTACGGCCAGTACGCCCCGGGAACTGTCGCCATCAAGGCGTACTGGGAGAGCGTTTTCGAGCAGCTGGAGGGCGTCGGCTCCCTCAGTGACGTGGCGCTCACGGCTTACACCTCTTTCTTCCGCCTGACCCTGAAGGGCCTGACGACCTCTCAGAGCCAGACAGAAGCCTGCag GTTTGAACCAGTAGGTGACCCTCTGTCCGTCCATTTGTACTTCTACGACGACCGTTTCCAAGGCTACCTCGTTCGCCAGGAAGTGAGCGGCGTGGAGTCGAAGCGCAGGGAGACGCTGGAGCTGTGGGCCATGCCTCAAGCGACGCTCGTCTTCGAGACGAACCTCAAAGAGTTCGAGAGGCTCAAGAATCTGGag ATCGGGACAGACTGGGATCCCAAAGAAAGGATCTTTCGTAACTTCGGCGGCGTCATCGGCCCGATAGACGAGCCGCTGGCGGTCCAGAAGTGGGCCCGCGGGCCCAACCTCACGGCCACCATTGTCTGGATCGACCCGGCGCAGGTGGTGGCAGCGTCCTATGACATCACAGTGGAGATGGACGCAGAGTACACGCAGTACAAACCGCCTCTGCAGCACCCCCTGCGGCCCGGCGCCTGGACGGTGCGGGTGTTGAAACAGTGGAAGCGTGTAGCGGAGGTTCGATTCCTCGTGATGCCGCTGACTTTTAATAATAAGGAGCCGCTGCGCAGAG aGGAGGACAGCTGGCTGCATTCGGGCCCTCCTGGTAACCTGTACCTGGACCAGAGCTTCCAGCAGCTGAACTCCGTGCTGAAGCTGCCTCCTCAGGAGCCCGCCATGCAGGCGGCCCGGCGAGCCGCTCAGCTGGTGGGCCGGCCCCTGGACGCCTGGGTGGACAGCCTGGTGGGGGCGTTCTGGGTGATAGGCGACCTCTGCTCCGCAAAGACTTCCTCCTGCCCGGCCGTGGGGCTGTGCACCAAAACTACCTGGAGCTCCCTCTCCCCTGATCCAAAGTCCGAACTGGGCCCGGTCAAAAGCGACGGGCGGATCAGGTAG
- the zgc:112183 gene encoding ras-related protein Rab-37 isoform X2 gives MSTRKTSLTDKQAKNGTSKYVLERCASINEYYDVAFKNKVVDVDNLKVKLQIWDTAGQERFRSVTHAYYRDAQALLLLYDITNKPSFDNIRAWLTEIFEYAQKDVVIMLLGNKSDMAAERVVKTEEGEKLAKQYGVPFMETSAKTGVNVELAFLAIAKELKHRATQLPNEPKFKLHDYIESQKHKSGCCRLG, from the exons ATGTCCACGCGAAAGACGTCGTTGACGGACAAGCAGGCTAAAAACGGCACGTCAAAATATGTGTTGGAGAGATGCGCCTCTATTAACGAGTACTATGATGTTGCCTTCAAG AATAAAGTGGTGGATGTTGACAACCTGAAAGTCAAGCTGCAG ATCTGGGACACAGCTGGTCAGGAGAGATTCCGGAGCGTAACGCACGCCTACTACAGAGATGCCCAGG cgtTACTTCTACTTTATGATATCACCAACAAGCCATCTTTTGACAACATCAGG GCTTGGCTGACTGAAATATTCGAGTATGCCCAGAAGGATGTGGTCATCATGTTGCTCGGCAACAAG tcagacaTGGCTGCAGAGAGGGTGGTGAAGACGGAGGAAGGAGAGAAGCTGGCCAAG CAATATGGAGTGCCGTTTATGGAGACCAGTGCGAAGACGGGGGTCAACGTGGAGCTGGCTTTTCTCGCAATAGCAAA GGAGCTGAAGCACAGAGCAACGCAGCTGCCAAACGAGCCCAAGTTCAAGCTTCATGACTACATCGAATCTCAGAAGCACAAGTCTGGCTGCTGCAGGCTCGGGTAG
- the zgc:112183 gene encoding ras-related protein Rab-37 isoform X1, with protein sequence MSTRKTSLTDKQAKNGTSKYVLERCASINEYYDVAFKVMLLGDSAVGKTCILVRFKDGAFLGGNFIATVGIDFRNKVVDVDNLKVKLQIWDTAGQERFRSVTHAYYRDAQALLLLYDITNKPSFDNIRAWLTEIFEYAQKDVVIMLLGNKSDMAAERVVKTEEGEKLAKQYGVPFMETSAKTGVNVELAFLAIAKELKHRATQLPNEPKFKLHDYIESQKHKSGCCRLG encoded by the exons ATGTCCACGCGAAAGACGTCGTTGACGGACAAGCAGGCTAAAAACGGCACGTCAAAATATGTGTTGGAGAGATGCGCCTCTATTAACGAGTACTATGATGTTGCCTTCAAG GTGATGCTGCTCGGAGACTCTGCGGTGGGGAAGACGTGCATCTTGGTGCGCTTTAAAGACGGGGCGTTTCTGGGAGGAAACTTTATAGCCACCGTCGGAATAGACTTTAGG AATAAAGTGGTGGATGTTGACAACCTGAAAGTCAAGCTGCAG ATCTGGGACACAGCTGGTCAGGAGAGATTCCGGAGCGTAACGCACGCCTACTACAGAGATGCCCAGG cgtTACTTCTACTTTATGATATCACCAACAAGCCATCTTTTGACAACATCAGG GCTTGGCTGACTGAAATATTCGAGTATGCCCAGAAGGATGTGGTCATCATGTTGCTCGGCAACAAG tcagacaTGGCTGCAGAGAGGGTGGTGAAGACGGAGGAAGGAGAGAAGCTGGCCAAG CAATATGGAGTGCCGTTTATGGAGACCAGTGCGAAGACGGGGGTCAACGTGGAGCTGGCTTTTCTCGCAATAGCAAA GGAGCTGAAGCACAGAGCAACGCAGCTGCCAAACGAGCCCAAGTTCAAGCTTCATGACTACATCGAATCTCAGAAGCACAAGTCTGGCTGCTGCAGGCTCGGGTAG
- the zgc:112183 gene encoding ras-related protein Rab-37 isoform X3 yields the protein MLLGDSAVGKTCILVRFKDGAFLGGNFIATVGIDFRNKVVDVDNLKVKLQIWDTAGQERFRSVTHAYYRDAQALLLLYDITNKPSFDNIRAWLTEIFEYAQKDVVIMLLGNKSDMAAERVVKTEEGEKLAKQYGVPFMETSAKTGVNVELAFLAIAKELKHRATQLPNEPKFKLHDYIESQKHKSGCCRLG from the exons ATGCTGCTCGGAGACTCTGCGGTGGGGAAGACGTGCATCTTGGTGCGCTTTAAAGACGGGGCGTTTCTGGGAGGAAACTTTATAGCCACCGTCGGAATAGACTTTAGG AATAAAGTGGTGGATGTTGACAACCTGAAAGTCAAGCTGCAG ATCTGGGACACAGCTGGTCAGGAGAGATTCCGGAGCGTAACGCACGCCTACTACAGAGATGCCCAGG cgtTACTTCTACTTTATGATATCACCAACAAGCCATCTTTTGACAACATCAGG GCTTGGCTGACTGAAATATTCGAGTATGCCCAGAAGGATGTGGTCATCATGTTGCTCGGCAACAAG tcagacaTGGCTGCAGAGAGGGTGGTGAAGACGGAGGAAGGAGAGAAGCTGGCCAAG CAATATGGAGTGCCGTTTATGGAGACCAGTGCGAAGACGGGGGTCAACGTGGAGCTGGCTTTTCTCGCAATAGCAAA GGAGCTGAAGCACAGAGCAACGCAGCTGCCAAACGAGCCCAAGTTCAAGCTTCATGACTACATCGAATCTCAGAAGCACAAGTCTGGCTGCTGCAGGCTCGGGTAG
- the LOC122822329 gene encoding Na(+)/H(+) exchange regulatory cofactor NHE-RF1-like isoform X3, with the protein MPSKSQYLRPRLCTLHKGDNGYGFHLHGEKGKTGQFIRLVEPDSPAESSGLCAGDRLVFVNGDEVESESHQQVVSRIRATAGPLELIVVDPETEQLLKKHNLKCLKEYVSEGLPLPLEEEEEEAEGEEVAVEEEKEAEEEEVAVEKEDTEADGTENGDVNVAEVENEEEVELEVAEQEQKQEETPRELTPVPVVPDRNGEVHQQVEKKLSISSEKIV; encoded by the coding sequence ATGCCGAGCAAAAGCCAGTATCTGCGCCCCCGGCTCTGCACGCTGCACAAGGGGGACAACGGCTACGGCTTCCACCTCCACGGGGAGAAGGGGAAGACGGGCCAGTTCATCCGCCTGGTGGAGCCCGACAGCCCGGCCGAGTCGTCGGGGCTCTGCGCCGGAGACCGGCTGGTGTTCGTGAACGGCGACGAAGTGGAGAGCGAGAGCCACCAGCAGGTCGTGTCCCGGATACGAGCCACCGCGGGCCCGCTGGAGCTCATAGTGGTGGACCCGGAGACGGAACAGTTGCTGAAGAAGCACAACTTAAAGTGTTTGAAGGAGTACGTCTCCGAGGGTCTCCCTTTACCTctagaggaggaggaggaggaggcggaagGCGAGGAGGTGGCGgtggaagaggagaaggaggcagaggaggaggaggtagCGGTGGAAAAAGAGGACACGGAGGCAGACGGGACAGAAAACGGGGATGTGAATGTGGCAGAGGTGGAAaatgaggaggaggtggagttGGAGGTGGCTGAGCAGgaacagaaacaggaggagACACCCAGGGAGCTCACTCCGGTCCCGGTTGTACCGGACAGGAACGGAGAAGTCCATCAACAGGTGGAGAAGAAGCTGAGCATCAGCTCCGAGAAG
- the LOC122822329 gene encoding Na(+)/H(+) exchange regulatory cofactor NHE-RF1-like isoform X2 translates to MPSKSQYLRPRLCTLHKGDNGYGFHLHGEKGKTGQFIRLVEPDSPAESSGLCAGDRLVFVNGDEVESESHQQVVSRIRATAGPLELIVVDPETEQLLKKHNLKCLKEYVSEGLPLPLEEEEEEAEGEEVAVEEEKEAEEEEVAVEKEDTEADGTENGDVNVAEVENEEEVELEVAEQEQKQEETPRELTPVPVVPDRNGEVHQQVEKKLSISSEKMA, encoded by the exons ATGCCGAGCAAAAGCCAGTATCTGCGCCCCCGGCTCTGCACGCTGCACAAGGGGGACAACGGCTACGGCTTCCACCTCCACGGGGAGAAGGGGAAGACGGGCCAGTTCATCCGCCTGGTGGAGCCCGACAGCCCGGCCGAGTCGTCGGGGCTCTGCGCCGGAGACCGGCTGGTGTTCGTGAACGGCGACGAAGTGGAGAGCGAGAGCCACCAGCAGGTCGTGTCCCGGATACGAGCCACCGCGGGCCCGCTGGAGCTCATAGTGGTGGACCCGGAGACGGAACAGTTGCTGAAGAAGCACAACTTAAAGTGTTTGAAGGAGTACGTCTCCGAGGGTCTCCCTTTACCTctagaggaggaggaggaggaggcggaagGCGAGGAGGTGGCGgtggaagaggagaaggaggcagaggaggaggaggtagCGGTGGAAAAAGAGGACACGGAGGCAGACGGGACAGAAAACGGGGATGTGAATGTGGCAGAGGTGGAAaatgaggaggaggtggagttGGAGGTGGCTGAGCAGgaacagaaacaggaggagACACCCAGGGAGCTCACTCCGGTCCCGGTTGTACCGGACAGGAACGGAGAAGTCCATCAACAGGTGGAGAAGAAGCTGAGCATCAGCTCCGAGAAG ATGGCCTAA